Proteins from a genomic interval of Quercus lobata isolate SW786 chromosome 11, ValleyOak3.0 Primary Assembly, whole genome shotgun sequence:
- the LOC115968948 gene encoding protein EXORDIUM-like 5 yields the protein MSSQTHFFVPIFFLIFLTTTLTYASTTPKTQTLNTNPNPPQIQYINPKLPQRAFTSSKKYEGSSNLVHLRYHMGPVLSSSPINIYLIWYGNWPNAHKQTIKHFLLSLSSTSAPSPSVSDWWNTLSLYTDQTGANVSRTVLIAGEHSDIRYSHGTQLTRLSMQEVISNAVKSAPFPVDHKNGIFLILTSQDVTVQDFCRAVCGFHYFTFPSMVGYTMPYAWIGNSAKQCPEVCAYPFAIPGYMAGGGPGALTPPNGDVGIDGMISVIAHELAELSSNPLVNAWYAGEDPTAPTEIGDLCEGLYGSGGGGGYIGQVMKGRDGMSFNMNGIRNRRFLVQWIWSPVLKACTGPNKLD from the exons ATGTCATCACAAACCCATTTCTTTGTCCCaattttcttcctcattttcCTCACTACCACTCTCACCTATGCCTCCACAACACCCAAAACACAAACcttaaacacaaacccaaacccaccgcAAATACAATACATAAACCCAAAACTCCCTCAAAGAGCCTTcacatcttcaaaaaaatatgaaggGTCTTCAAACCTTGTCCACCTCCGTTACCACATGGGCCCTGTCCTCTCCTCCTCCCCAATCAACATCTACCTCATATGGTATGGCAACTGGCCTAACGCTCACAAGCAAACCATCAAACACTTCTTGCTATCTCTCTCTTCAACCTCTGCTCCTTCTCCCTCAGTCTCTGACTGGTGGAACACACTTTCCCTCTACACTGATCAAACCGGCGCCAACGTCTCCCGCACCGTCCTCATCGCCGGCGAACACTCCGATATCAG GTACTCCCATGGGACCCAACTCACACGTCTGAGCATGCAGGAAGTGATCTCCAACGCCGTGAAGTCAGCCCCATTCCCCGTCGACCACAAGAACGGAATTTTCCTCATCCTCACATCCCAAGACGTCACAGTCCAAGACTTTTGCAGAGCCGTTTGTGGCTTCCACTACTTCACGTTTCCATCAATGGTAGGCTACACCATGCCATACGCTTGGATTGGAAACTCAGCAAAGCAATGCCCAGAAGTCTGTGCATACCCATTTGCCATTCCTGGGTACATGGCTGGTGGTGGGCCCGGAGCTCTTACACCGCCAAATGGTGATGTGGGTATTGATGGAATGATCAGTGTGATAGCTCATGAGTTGGCAGAGTTGTCTTCAAATCCATTGGTGAATGCTTGGTATGCTGGGGAGGACCCAACAGCACCAACAGAGATAGGGGATTTGTGTGAAGGGTTGTATGGGAGTGGTGGGGGTGGTGGGTATATTGGACAAGTGATGAAAGGTAGGGATGGGATGAGTTTTAATATGAATGGGATTAGAAATAGGAGGTTTCTTGTGCAGTGGATTTGGAGCCCGGTTTTGAAGGCTTGTACTGGTCCTAATAAGTTGGATTAG